Sequence from the Saccharopolyspora pogona genome:
CACCAGAAGCCGCCGCGGGTCAATCACCGGGCGATGGTACCCATCCGTTCGCGGGCCGCGACGAACGCCGAAACCGCACGTTCCACGTCGTCGGCGCGGTGCGCGGCCGACATCTGGGTGCGGATACGGGCCTTGCCCACGGGCACCACCGGGTAGGAGAAGCCGATGACGTAGACGCCCTCCCCCAGCAGCAAGTCCGCCATCCGTGCGGCCTCGGCCGCGTCGCCGATCATCACCGGAATGATCGGGTGCTCGCCCGGCAGCAGGTCGAAGCCCTCCTCGGCCATGCGGCGCCGGAACAGCGCACTGTTGCGCCGCAGCCGCTCCCGCAACTCTGGCTGCGCGGCCACCAAGTCCAGCGCGGCCAGCGAAGCCGCCACGATCGACGGCGCGAGCGAGTTCGAGAACAGGTAAGGCCGGGAGCGCTGCCGCAACAGCTCGACGATCTCGGCCCGCCCGGACACGTAGCCGCCGCTGGCCCCGCCGAGCGCCTTGCCCAGCGTCCCGGTGACGACGTCGACCCGGTCGGAGACGCCGAACAGCTCCGGGGTGCCCGCCCCGGTCGGCCCGGTGAACCCGACCGCGTGCGAATCGTCGACCATCACCAGCGCCCCGTACTTCTCGGCGAGCGCGCAGATCTCGTCCAGCGGAGCCAGGTAGCCGTCCATCGAGAACACGCCATCGGTGACGACGAGCTTGCGCCGCGCGTCGGTGTTCTCCTGCAACAGCCGCTCCAGGTCGGCCATGTCGCGATTCCGGTACCGGCCGCGGCGGGCCTTGGACAGCCGGATGCCGTCGATGATGCTCGCGTGGTTGAGCTCATCGGAGATCACCGCGTCGCGATCGTCGAGCAGGGTCTCGAAAACCCCGCCGTTGGCATCGAAGCACGAGCTGTACAGGATCGTGTCATCGGTGCCGAGGAACCCCGAGAGTCGCCGCTCCAACTCCTTGTGCGGGGCCTGCGTGCCGCAGATGAACCGCACCGAAGCCATCCCGAAACCCCACTTCGCCAGCGCCTCCTCGGCGGCGGCGAGCAGCGCGGGATGATCCGCCAACCCCAGGTAGTTGTTGGCGCAGAAGTTCAGCAGCTCGGCGCCGCCGACACCCACTCGCGCGCTCTGCGGCGAATCCAGCACCCGCTCGTCCTTGTACAGGCCGGCGGCCCGGATCTCGGCCAGCTCAGCCCGGACGTCGTCAGCGATCGTGTACATCAGGCGGACCCCTTCGTTGTCCAGTCGAGGATGACCTTGCCGCAGTGGCCGCTGCGAGCCGTCTCGAACGCCTCGGCGTGCTCCGTGTACGGGAAGCGGTGCGTGATCACCGGCGTCAGGTCCAGCCCGGACTCCAGCAGCACCGACATCGAATACCAGGTCTCGAACATCTCGCGCCCGTAGATGCCCTTGACGGTGAGCATCTTGAACACCACCGCGCTCCAGTCCAGCGAGAAGTCCTCGGCCGGCAGCCCCAGCATCGCGATCCGGCCGCCGTGCGCCATGTTCGCCACGACCTCCCGCAACGCCTCAGGCTTCCCGGAAACCTCCATCGCGACGTCGAAGCCCTCGCTCAGCCCCAGCTGCTGCTGCGCGTCGGCGACCCGCGCCTGCGAAACGTCCACGGCAAGATCCACACCGACGCGGCGCGCCAGCTCCAACCGGTGCTCGCTGACGTCGGTGATCACCACGTGCCGCGCGCCCGCGTGCTTGGCCACGCTCGCCGCCATCAACCCGATCGGACCGGCACCGGTGATCAGCACGTCCTCGCCTACGACCGGGAAGCTGAGCGCGGTGTGCACCGCGTTGCCGAACGGGTCGAAGATCGCCGCCACGTCCGGATCGACCTCGCCGCGATGAACCCACACGTTCTGCTCCGGCAGCACCGCGAACTCGGCGAACGCGCCGTTGCGGTGCACCCCGAGACCTTCCGTGTGCGCGCACAGGTGACGGCGGCCGGCGAGGCAGTTGCGGCACCGGCCGCACACCAGATGACCCTCGCCGCTGACGAAGTCGCCGACCGCGGCCCGGGTGACTGCAGCACCGGTGGCCACCACCTCACCGGCGAATTCGTGCCCTACCACCAGCGGGGTCGGCACGGTGCGGGCCGCCCACTCGTCCCACGACGCGATGTGCAGGTCCGTGCCGCAGATCCCGGTGCGCATCACCCGCACCACGACCTCGTCCGGGCCGGGCGCCGGGTCGGGGAGTTCGGTCAGCTCCAGGCCGGGCGCGGGCGAGGTCTTCACCAGAGCGCGCAAGGTTCCTCCGCTCTCGACGGCTTGTCGCAACGGAGTCTGTCCCGGTGCGGTGGGCAGGTCCATCGCGACTTTCTGCACTGGCTGGTTAGCGGCACTGCACAGCACGCCGCGCCCCATCCGCCTTCGACGAGTGGGGCGCGGCGCCGCCAGATGGTCATCCCTTACAGGACGACCCGCCCTGCAGCGTCTGCGCCTGCTGGGTGGACGACTGGGAGTGCTGCTGCCCGTGCGGGGTGGACGACTGGACGTGGTGCTGTTGCGTTTTCTGGTACTTGTGCTGCTCGTTCACGCTCACCTGGCCGTGCTTGGTCGGCCCCTGCGGCCCATCAACGGCACCGGCGATCTCGGCGAGGATCTGGTCCGGGGTCGACGGCTGCGGGGCGTCGCTGGCCGCGGCCGTTCCGGCAGCCCCCAGCACGGCGAGACCGGTGAGCAGGGCGCCGGCGAGAAGACGTCGCATGAAAATCCTCCGAAGTGCGTTGGAATTGCCAGCGCAGAGGCGATCACACATCGGCCGCGCTCGCCGCACACATCACTCCGTAGTGGATCAAGCACCCCGCCCAGCCACCCGGCCAGGGGGAGCACCCATCGGCTCTTCCGCCGCGCAGGAGCGGAGCAAGGGAACCTTCCTGTCACCAACGGTCGTGCAGGAGCGGCGCGAGCAAGGGAACCTTCCTGTCATCGCGGAGGACAAGTTCCCTGCTGTTCTCGGTCGAAGACGGGAAACCGGGCCATTCCACGTCCGCCTGCAATGCCCGCGGGGCGGCCATGTGCTGCGCCAACCGGCCGGTCGCCCTCGGAGAGCAAACGTCCAGACCGGCAGCCCTCACGAGTGCTTGCTCCGCTCTGCTCCCCGATGGCGTCGATCGCCATCAGCGACCAGGATTCAGGAGCGCGAAAGGTGCGCGGATCTTCTTCCCGTAGGTGGCGCGGCGAGGTGGACGACGTGCTCAGCGCCGAAAACTGCGAGCAGGACCTCGGATCATTCGGATTCCTCCTCGTGGCCGCGGAGCCGAGAAGGGACGAGCCCTGCTGCCACGCGCGTGGTCGGGGCAGGGCTCTTCGAGTTGTGGCTTGCCGTCACTCACCGTCACTCGTCGTCGGCGTCGTCGCGGGCGAGGAAGGTGGCGAGGCGTTCGGTGGCGTCCTCGAAATCGGGGTTGAGGTCCACGAAGGCCCGCATCCGGTCGGCGACCCAGGCCAACGTGACCGCGTCATCACCGCGACGATCTTCGAGTTCCTCAATGCCGCGGTCGGTGAAGTACACCGTGTCCTCCTAATTTTGTCCGTCCGTGACCGGTGTGATCGGGGTTGGCAGAACAGCAGAGTACGAAACGCCTCGACGGATGCAGCACTGGAACCACGAGTGTTCGGTGACAGGAAGGTTCCCATGCTCCACGGACGTTTCCGGGCTGTCCGCCGGAGACCGGGAGCCGAACTCTATGCCGCCGCCCCAAACTGCTCCCAGCCGGGGAGCCTGAAGTGAGGATGGGAACCTTCCTGCCACCCGCAAGCCGCCGCGGCGCGGGTTCGGCAGTGGCACAGCGCAAAAAACGGGCCGCCGGTTCCGGGTGGAACCGGCGGCCCGCTCCAGCCGCGGATCAGGCGAAGGCGTTCTGCACGACCTCGGCCTGCTCGACCTCGTGGACCTTGGCCAGGCCGGTGGCCGGGGCAGCCATCGGACGGCGCGAGACCCGCTGAAGCTTGCCGACCAGCTGCGGGAACAGCTCCGGCAGGGCCAGGCCCAGGAACGGCCAGGCACCCTGGTTGGCTGGCTCTTCCTGCGTCCACCGGATCGACGTGGCGTTCGGGTACCGCTCGAACAGCGCGCCCAGCTTGCGGTGCGGCAGCGGGTAGAGCTGCTCCAGCCGGACGATCGCAGTGTCGGTGATGCCGTGCTTGTCCCGGTGCGCCGCCAGCTCGTAGTACAGCTTGCCGGTGCACAGCACCACGTTGCGCACCGCAGCCGGGTCGGGCTGCTTCAGGTCGTCGATCACCGAGGTGAACTTGCCTTCGGTGAAGTCCTCGACCGGACTGGTCGCGGCCTTCAACCGCAGCATCGACTTCGGCGTGAACACCACCAGCGGGCGGTGGATGCCGTCCAGCGCGTGACGGCGCAGCAAGTGGAAGTAGTTCGCCGGAGTCGACGGCATCGCAACCGTCATCGACCCCTCGGCGCACAGTTGCAGCCACCGCTCGATGCGACCGGACGTGTGGTCTGGGCCCTGGCCCTCGTGCCCGTGCGGCAGCAGCATGACCACGTCGGACCGCTGGCCCCACTTCGCCTCACCGGACGAGATGAACTCGTCGATGATCGACTGGGCGCCGTTGAAGAAGTCGCCGAACTGCGCTTCCCACAGCACCAGGGAGTCGGGGTTGCCGACCGAGTAGCCGTACTCGAAGCCCACGGCCGCGAACTCCGACAGCGCCGAGTCGTAGACCAGGAACTTCGCCTGGTCGTCCGACAGGTTCTGCAGCGGAGTGAACTCGGAGTTGTCCTTGCGGTCGATGAGCACCGAGTGCCGCTGGACGAACGTGCCTCGCCGGCTGTCCTGACCGGTCAGGCGCACCTGGCGGCCCTCCATGACCAGCGAGCCGAACGCCAACAGCTCGCCGAACGCCCAGTCGATGCCGCCCTCGCGGCCCATCTTGGCGCGCCGCTCCAGCACCGGCTTGACGCGCGGGTGCGGGGTGAAGCCCTCGGGCAGGTTGATGTGCGAATCGGCGATGCGCTCCACGGTCTCCCGCGGGATCGCGGTCGTCAGCCCGCGCGGCACCTGCTGCTCGGACTCCACCGACGGGCTCGGCGCCGGCGGGTGCTTCTCCAACTCGCGGACCTCGTTGAACACGTGCTCCAGCTGAGCGGCGTAGTCCTTCAGGGCCTTCTCGGCCTCTTCGACGGTGATGTCGCCGCGGCCGATCAGAGCCTCGGTGTAGACCTTGCGGACGCTGCGCATCTTGTCGATCGCGTCGTAGATCTTCGGCTGCGTCATCGACGGGTCGTCGCCCTCGTTGTGCCCGCGGCGGCGGTAGCAAACCATGTCGATCACGACGTCCTTGCCGAACGCCTGGCGGTACGCCACGGCCAGCTTGGCGACCCAGACGCAGGCCTCCGGGTCGTCACCGTTGACGTGGAACACCGGGGCACCGATCATCTTCGCCACGTCGGTGCAGTACTTGCTGGAGCGCGAGTGCTCCGGCGCAGTGGTGTAACCGACCTGGTTGTTGACGATCACGTGCACCGTGCCACCGGTGCGGTAGCCCCGCAGCAGCGACAGGTTCAGTGTCTCGGCGACCACGCCCTGGCCGGCGAACGCGGCGTCACCATGCAGCAGCACCGGCAGGACGGTGAAGCCCTCCTGGCCCTTGTCCAGGATGTCCTGCTTGGCGCGGACGATGCCCTCGAGCACCGGGTCGACGGCTTCCAGGTGCGACGGGTTCGATGTCAGCGACACCTTCGTCTCGCCGTCGCCGAACATCCGGAAGTACTTGCCCTCGGCACCGAGGTGGTACTTGACGTCGCCGGAACCGTGCGCCTGCCCCGGGTCCAGGTTGCCCTCAAACTCCCGGAAGATCTGCGAGATCGGCTTGCCGACGATGTTGGCCAGCACGTTCAGCCGACCGCGGTGCGGCATGCCGATGACGACCTCGTCGAGCTCGTGCGCCGCCGAGGTGTCCAGCACTGCGTCCAGCAGCGGCACCACGGTCTCGGCGCCTTCCAGCGAGAACCGCTTCTGCCCGACGTACTTGGTCTGCAGGAACGTCTCGAACGCCTCGGCCGCGTTGAGCTTCGACAGAATGTACTTCTGCTCGGACGGCTCGGGCTTGGTGTGCGGCTTCTCGACCCGCTGCTGCAGCCATTCGCGCTCGTCGGGTTCGAGGATGTGCATGTACTCGACGCCGACAGTGCGGCAGTAGGAGTCGCGCAGCACGCCCAGCACGTCGCGGAGCTTCATGTGCTCCTTGCCGGCGAAGCCGCCGACGGCGAACTCCCGGTCCAGGTCCCACAGGGTGAGGCTGTGCGAGAGGACGTCGAGGTCCTCGTGCCGCCGCTGCCGGTAGTTCAGCGGGTCGATGTCGGCCATCAGGTGGCCGCGGGTGCGGTACGCGTCGATCAGCTCGAGCACGCGGGCGGTCTTGTCCACCGCGCCCTCGGGGATGTCCTGCGTCCAGCGCACCGGCTCGTACGGGATGCGCAGCGAGGCGAAGATGTCGTCGAAGAACCCGTCCTCGCCCAGCAGCAGCTGGTGCATCTTGCGGAGGAAGTCGCCGGACTCCGCGCCCTGGATGACCCGGTGGTCGTAGGTGGACGTCAGCGTCACGATCTTGCTGATGCCCATGTCGACCAGCGCCTTCTCGCTGGCGCCCTGGAACTCCGCCGGGTAGTCCATCGCGCCGACGCCGATGATCGCGCTCTGACCCTTGGTCAGCCGCGGCACCGAGTGGTTGGTGCCGGACGGGCCGGGGTTGGTCAGCGAGATCGTGGTGCCGGCGAAGTCGTCGGCGGTCAGGGCGCTGCCGCGGGCCTTGCGGATGATGTCCTCGTAGGCCTGCCAGAACTGGTGGAACGTCATGTCCTCGCAGCCCTTGATGGAGGCGACCACGAGGTTGCGAGACCCGTCCTTGGCCGGCAGGTCGATCGCCAGGCCCAGGTTGATGTGCTCCGGCGTGACGGCAGCGGGCTTGCCCTTGGCGTCCTCGCCGTAGTGGCGGTTCATGTTCGGGAAGTCCCGGACCGCCCGGACCAGCGCGTAGCCGATCAGGTGCGTGAAGGAGACCTTGCCGCCCTTGTTCCGCTTGAGGTGGTTGTTGATGACGATGCGGTTGTCGAACAGCAGCTTGGCCGGCACCGCGCGCACGCTCGTCGCGGTCGGCACGGTCAGCGACTGATCCATGTTCTTGGCGATCGCGGCAGCGGCCCCGCGAAGCGTCTTGACGTCCCCGCCAGCCTGGGGCTCCTTCACCGGAGCGGCCCTGGCAGCCTGCTGCGGCGACGGCTTGGG
This genomic interval carries:
- a CDS encoding glycine C-acetyltransferase; the protein is MYTIADDVRAELAEIRAAGLYKDERVLDSPQSARVGVGGAELLNFCANNYLGLADHPALLAAAEEALAKWGFGMASVRFICGTQAPHKELERRLSGFLGTDDTILYSSCFDANGGVFETLLDDRDAVISDELNHASIIDGIRLSKARRGRYRNRDMADLERLLQENTDARRKLVVTDGVFSMDGYLAPLDEICALAEKYGALVMVDDSHAVGFTGPTGAGTPELFGVSDRVDVVTGTLGKALGGASGGYVSGRAEIVELLRQRSRPYLFSNSLAPSIVAASLAALDLVAAQPELRERLRRNSALFRRRMAEEGFDLLPGEHPIIPVMIGDAAEAARMADLLLGEGVYVIGFSYPVVPVGKARIRTQMSAAHRADDVERAVSAFVAARERMGTIAR
- the tdh gene encoding L-threonine 3-dehydrogenase, with protein sequence MRALVKTSPAPGLELTELPDPAPGPDEVVVRVMRTGICGTDLHIASWDEWAARTVPTPLVVGHEFAGEVVATGAAVTRAAVGDFVSGEGHLVCGRCRNCLAGRRHLCAHTEGLGVHRNGAFAEFAVLPEQNVWVHRGEVDPDVAAIFDPFGNAVHTALSFPVVGEDVLITGAGPIGLMAASVAKHAGARHVVITDVSEHRLELARRVGVDLAVDVSQARVADAQQQLGLSEGFDVAMEVSGKPEALREVVANMAHGGRIAMLGLPAEDFSLDWSAVVFKMLTVKGIYGREMFETWYSMSVLLESGLDLTPVITHRFPYTEHAEAFETARSGHCGKVILDWTTKGSA
- a CDS encoding DUF6104 family protein, producing MYFTDRGIEELEDRRGDDAVTLAWVADRMRAFVDLNPDFEDATERLATFLARDDADDE
- a CDS encoding multifunctional oxoglutarate decarboxylase/oxoglutarate dehydrogenase thiamine pyrophosphate-binding subunit/dihydrolipoyllysine-residue succinyltransferase subunit, with product MYEQFLQDPTSVDSAWHEFFADYKPGQAATENTAAAAAAAAAPTTTATVTRPSETNGQAPPAAATSAPPASKPAPKPSPQQAARAAPVKEPQAGGDVKTLRGAAAAIAKNMDQSLTVPTATSVRAVPAKLLFDNRIVINNHLKRNKGGKVSFTHLIGYALVRAVRDFPNMNRHYGEDAKGKPAAVTPEHINLGLAIDLPAKDGSRNLVVASIKGCEDMTFHQFWQAYEDIIRKARGSALTADDFAGTTISLTNPGPSGTNHSVPRLTKGQSAIIGVGAMDYPAEFQGASEKALVDMGISKIVTLTSTYDHRVIQGAESGDFLRKMHQLLLGEDGFFDDIFASLRIPYEPVRWTQDIPEGAVDKTARVLELIDAYRTRGHLMADIDPLNYRQRRHEDLDVLSHSLTLWDLDREFAVGGFAGKEHMKLRDVLGVLRDSYCRTVGVEYMHILEPDEREWLQQRVEKPHTKPEPSEQKYILSKLNAAEAFETFLQTKYVGQKRFSLEGAETVVPLLDAVLDTSAAHELDEVVIGMPHRGRLNVLANIVGKPISQIFREFEGNLDPGQAHGSGDVKYHLGAEGKYFRMFGDGETKVSLTSNPSHLEAVDPVLEGIVRAKQDILDKGQEGFTVLPVLLHGDAAFAGQGVVAETLNLSLLRGYRTGGTVHVIVNNQVGYTTAPEHSRSSKYCTDVAKMIGAPVFHVNGDDPEACVWVAKLAVAYRQAFGKDVVIDMVCYRRRGHNEGDDPSMTQPKIYDAIDKMRSVRKVYTEALIGRGDITVEEAEKALKDYAAQLEHVFNEVRELEKHPPAPSPSVESEQQVPRGLTTAIPRETVERIADSHINLPEGFTPHPRVKPVLERRAKMGREGGIDWAFGELLAFGSLVMEGRQVRLTGQDSRRGTFVQRHSVLIDRKDNSEFTPLQNLSDDQAKFLVYDSALSEFAAVGFEYGYSVGNPDSLVLWEAQFGDFFNGAQSIIDEFISSGEAKWGQRSDVVMLLPHGHEGQGPDHTSGRIERWLQLCAEGSMTVAMPSTPANYFHLLRRHALDGIHRPLVVFTPKSMLRLKAATSPVEDFTEGKFTSVIDDLKQPDPAAVRNVVLCTGKLYYELAAHRDKHGITDTAIVRLEQLYPLPHRKLGALFERYPNATSIRWTQEEPANQGAWPFLGLALPELFPQLVGKLQRVSRRPMAAPATGLAKVHEVEQAEVVQNAFA